One segment of Asterias rubens chromosome 2, eAstRub1.3, whole genome shotgun sequence DNA contains the following:
- the LOC117303014 gene encoding uncharacterized protein LOC117303014, which yields MTSTGHRLRSLAHKHLKEKECASLKQAIQSFRETKSVLTLCTTLKGILTTKEKLSLLVAIYPMIPTDHQEDFDRLCCLHFDMYQLHIRPQILERYGAPAAQRNTMALTALGRQKRKSARVLLPVEQLRNAMSLEARGKATSEAHHRVKQKAGDSSRRADVIRVRRDSSRSSEGRKEHKRSRTVETDVGRGDGQQPQVPPLALNASNEREEEATTPRGAPSSVRVRKIKLDHRENESLGFCIRGGKDLNAGIYVSEVDAGGQADRHGLKVGERVLKVNDLPFKNITHAQAVVALKSSRRLTLYVAPLGVMPGSTPNGTPRSEMSSARSTSSQHSVKSTASSRHGNRSRDNNQDEGALSKVKQVTIIADDDGWLGCSIRGGIDYEMDVTVANVDPMSPAYRSGLKKGQYINKVNGVSVAALTHDEIVSLVTASNVIMLDIGPAPKKAPPVPKEKPQNHRRSQTAEAVLSNQRPAGKPPRIMTIPQSPKHTGRLAANFAEFELELQSTPPVSTSTPLPPDNHPALLANRGNHRENLPPQDEEEFRASSPDPDGRFVTILHDSDELDDSILMNTPRDNAAASKFDMGTIRLNLANRADKIPDKGKLMNNNLGECGRTPTKRDHVKDIFHLNGNVEEYRTPVSSPKPNRNSISGLNTPEKNPYIKASMNILSSPYNNVEQEIRLANYRPSTPSKQLPIMKPLVSSQLHHELTGKRAKPPICPNIPVAQTSPVSKFFKKMLRRNSGSSRNGTSQSGSSLRSCSSVESLNEDRMSLNSLGASSGGGAAMHRSAYDLMVENDGDVTLL from the exons ATGACTAGTACCGGTCATCGTCTGCGCTCCCTGGCGCACAAACACCTGAAGGAGAAAGAATGCGCCTCCCTCAAACAGGCAATTCAGTCCTTCAGGGAGACAAAGTCTGTCTTAACCCTCTGCACCACACTGAAAGGTATCCTGACCACCAAGGAGAAGCTCTCCCTCTTGGTTGCCATCTATCCGATGATCCCCACGGACCATCAGGAGGACTTTGATCGACTCTGCTGCCTACACTTTGACATGTACCAGCTCCACATCAGGCCTCAGATACTTGAGAGGTACGGTGCGCCAGCGGCTCAAAGAAACACGATGGCGCTGACAGCCCTAGGGAGGCAAAAGCGAAAGTCGGCCAGAGTGTTGCTACCCGTAGAACAGCTGAGGAATGCCATGAGCCTGGAGGCGAGGGGAAAGGCAACGTCGGAGGCACACCACAGGGTGAAGCAGAAGGCGGGAGACAGTTCCAGACGAGCTGATGTCATCAGGGTGCGAAGAGACAGCTCACGGTCTTCAGAGGGAAGGAAAGAACACAAACGGAGTAGGACCGTTGAGACTGATGTTGGGAGAGGTGATGGCCAACAACCTCAG GTACCACCTCTCGCCCTTAACGCCAGCAATGAGCGAGAAGAGGAGGCGACGACACCAAGAGGGGCGCCCTCGTCTGTCAGGGTCAGAAAGATCAAGTTAGATCATCGAGAGAATGAGAGTTTGGGATTCTGCATTCGTGGCGGTAAAGATCTTAACGCTGGTATCTATGTGTCTGAGGTGGATGCTGGTGGCCAAGCTGACAGACAT GGCCTGAAGGTTGGTGAGAGGGTGTTGAAGGTCAACGACCTGCCTTTTAAGAACATTACCCACGCACAGGCTGTGGTGGCGCTCAAATCCTCACGTCGGTTGACCCTCTACGTGGCTCCACTCGGAGTTATGCCAGGATCTACACCAAACGGAACACCAAG AAGTGAAATGAGCAGTGCGAGATCGACCAGCAGCCAGCACTCCGTTAAGAGCACTGCCAGCAGTCGCCACGGCAATAGGAGTCGGGACAACAACCAAGATGAGGGAGCATTGTCTAAGGTCAAGCAGGTGACAATTATCGCCGACGATGATGGGTGGCTAGGTTGCAGTATCAGAGG TGGCATTGATTATGAAATGGATGTGACGGTAGCCAATGTGGACCCCATGTCGCCGGCTTACAGGTCTGGGCTGAAGAAAGGGCAGTACATTAATAAG GTGAATGGAGTGAGCGTTGCAGCATTGACGCATGATGAGATCGTTAGCCTGGTCACAGCATCTAATGTAATCATGCTTGATATAGGACCAG CTCCGAAGAAAGCTCCTCCAGTCCCAAAGGAAAAGCCCCAAAACCACAGGAGAAGCCAAACAGCAgaagcagttttatcaaatcaaAGGCCGGCTG GTAAGCCACCAAGGATAATGACAATACCTCAGTCACCAAAGCACACCGGAAGACTAGCTGCAAACTTTGCTGAGTTTGAATTG GAACTGCAGTCCACTCCGCCCGTTTCAACCTCCACCCCTCTACCGCCGGACAATCATCCCGCTCTTCTCGCAAACAGAGGTAACCATAGAGAGAACCTACCGCCGCAAGACGAAGAGGAGTTCCGAGCGTCCTCACCAGACCCAGATGGCAGATTCGTCACCATACTCCATGACTCCGATGAACTGGACGACTCCATCTTGATGAACACCCCAAGGGATAATGCGGCAGCCTCCAAGTTCGACATGGGCACTATCCGCCTGAACTTGGCCAATCGAGCCGACAAAATCCCAGATAAGGGCAAGCTTATGAACAACAATTTGGGGGAGTGTGGTCGCACACCCACAAAAAGAGACCATGTGAAAGATATATTCCACTTGAACGGCAATGTTGAGGAGTACCGAACACCTGTGAGTAGTCCCAAACCAAATCGAAATTCCATCAGCGGACTGAACACACCGGAGAAGAACCCCTACATCAAAGCCTCCATGAACATCCTGAGCTCGCCGTACAATAACGTCGAACAGGAGATTCGTTTGGCCAATTATAGGCCGTCCACTCCTTCAAAACAGCTCCCGATAATGAAGCCCCTCGTCAGCTCACAACTGCATCATGAACTTACGGGGAAGAGGGCAAAGCCCCCGATCTGCCCTAACATTCCTGTCGCTCAGACGTCCCCTGTCTCCAAGTTCTTCAAGAAGATGCTTCGGCGGAACAGCGGGAGTAGTCGCAATGGGACTAGTCAAAGCGGGAGCAGTCTACGGAGCTGCAGCAGCGTGGAGAGTTTGAACGAGGACAGGATGAGCCTGAATTCCCTCGGGGCGTCTTCGGGGGGCGGGGCGGCGATGCATCGCTCGGCGTATGATCTAATGGTTGAAAACGATGGTGACGTCACATTGCTGTGA